From the genome of Segatella hominis, one region includes:
- a CDS encoding porin family protein, which produces MKAIKILVMFLMLGGMTAQAQIGEHRNDFSIGVNGGYLMSSVGFTPSIPQSQHGGLTGGFSFRYVCEKYFKSICSVYGEVNFAQAGWKEKILDIENAPVIISSTGEPMAYERTISYVQIPIFAHLAWGRETRGLNIFVNAGPQFGYYLSESTKTNFDPKRLPATDNDRVNRIIAQDTMAVENKFDYGIALGIGAEYSIPKVGHFLAEARYYYGLGNIYGSSKRDFFAKSNFGQIVFKVSYLFDIVKTKDVKRK; this is translated from the coding sequence ATGAAAGCAATTAAGATATTGGTGATGTTTCTGATGCTGGGCGGTATGACAGCACAGGCTCAGATAGGTGAACATCGCAATGACTTCTCTATAGGTGTAAATGGTGGCTACTTGATGAGCAGCGTGGGCTTTACTCCCAGTATTCCTCAAAGCCAACATGGAGGACTGACCGGTGGTTTCTCTTTCAGATATGTTTGCGAGAAATATTTCAAGAGTATCTGCTCTGTCTATGGAGAGGTGAATTTCGCTCAGGCAGGATGGAAGGAGAAAATCCTGGATATCGAAAATGCTCCGGTCATCATTTCCAGTACGGGTGAGCCGATGGCATACGAGCGTACCATCAGTTATGTTCAGATTCCTATCTTTGCACATTTAGCATGGGGTAGAGAAACACGTGGACTGAATATCTTCGTTAATGCTGGTCCTCAGTTCGGTTACTATCTCAGTGAATCTACGAAGACCAACTTCGATCCGAAACGCCTGCCAGCTACAGACAATGACCGTGTAAACAGAATCATTGCACAGGATACGATGGCAGTGGAGAATAAGTTTGACTATGGTATAGCTTTAGGCATTGGAGCGGAATACAGTATCCCGAAAGTGGGGCATTTCTTAGCTGAGGCTCGTTATTACTATGGATTGGGCAATATCTATGGATCTTCCAAGAGGGATTTCTTCGCAAAAAGTAATTTCGGTCAGATTGTGTTCAAAGTATCATATCTTTTTGATATCGTAAAAACCAAGGATGTAAAGAGAAAATAA
- a CDS encoding MFS transporter, whose protein sequence is MTTTEKFQQKLSDSKSARWTALLIVAITMMFGYFFTDVMSPLEPLLTAAKEDGGLGLGWTSDEYGFFSGSYGFFNVFLLLLFFGGIILDKFGIRFTGVIATLLMFAGALVKWYAVSNQFTGTIAVPFFGEYQTQVVLASTGFAIFGVGSEICGVTVTKILAKWFTGHEMALAMGVQVALARLGTAAALSASLPFAKMMGSVSASVGLGLALLCAGIMAYLVYCVMDKKEDASVAAVETEPEEGFKFSDLAGLVKTTGFWYVAVLCLMFYAGVFPFLKFATKLMIFKYGVSEDVAGFIPAMLPYGTIILTPLFGSIYDKYGKGATLMLIGSCLLTLVHIVFALPMDSYVVAIIMMLILGVAFGLVPSAMWPSVPKIIPMKFLGSAYALIFYIQNIGLALVPVWIGKVNQANTAANGVIDYTETMTIFAGFGVVAILISILLMMEDKRKGYGLQEPNIKK, encoded by the coding sequence ATGACAACTACAGAAAAATTTCAACAGAAATTGAGCGACTCTAAGTCTGCTCGCTGGACAGCCTTACTGATTGTGGCTATCACCATGATGTTTGGCTACTTTTTTACAGACGTAATGTCACCATTGGAGCCGCTTTTGACAGCAGCTAAAGAGGATGGCGGCTTAGGACTCGGATGGACATCAGATGAATATGGATTCTTTTCTGGTTCATATGGATTCTTTAATGTATTTCTTCTACTCCTGTTCTTCGGTGGTATCATCTTGGATAAGTTTGGTATCCGTTTTACGGGTGTGATTGCCACATTATTGATGTTTGCTGGTGCGTTGGTAAAATGGTATGCGGTTAGCAATCAGTTTACGGGTACTATCGCTGTGCCTTTCTTTGGTGAATATCAGACCCAAGTGGTACTTGCTTCTACTGGTTTTGCTATTTTCGGTGTAGGTAGTGAGATTTGTGGAGTTACCGTAACCAAGATACTTGCCAAGTGGTTTACTGGTCACGAAATGGCTTTGGCGATGGGTGTGCAGGTTGCTTTGGCCCGTCTGGGTACAGCTGCTGCCTTGAGTGCTTCTCTTCCATTTGCCAAGATGATGGGTAGCGTTTCTGCTTCTGTAGGCTTAGGTCTTGCCCTGCTTTGTGCCGGTATCATGGCTTATCTTGTTTATTGCGTGATGGATAAGAAGGAAGATGCATCTGTTGCTGCGGTTGAAACGGAACCGGAAGAGGGATTCAAGTTCTCTGATTTGGCAGGTTTGGTGAAGACTACAGGTTTCTGGTATGTTGCAGTACTCTGCCTCATGTTCTATGCAGGTGTGTTCCCATTCCTGAAGTTTGCTACCAAGTTGATGATTTTCAAGTATGGAGTAAGTGAAGATGTAGCTGGTTTTATTCCTGCTATGCTGCCTTACGGTACTATTATCCTGACTCCACTCTTCGGTAGTATATATGATAAGTATGGTAAGGGTGCAACCTTGATGCTTATCGGCAGTTGTCTCTTGACCTTGGTGCATATCGTATTTGCTTTGCCAATGGATTCGTACGTGGTGGCTATCATCATGATGCTTATCTTGGGTGTTGCTTTCGGATTGGTTCCGTCAGCCATGTGGCCATCCGTACCAAAGATTATTCCGATGAAATTCTTAGGCTCTGCTTACGCTCTTATCTTCTATATTCAGAATATCGGTTTGGCTCTTGTTCCAGTTTGGATTGGTAAGGTAAATCAGGCTAACACTGCGGCTAATGGTGTGATAGACTATACGGAGACGATGACCATCTTTGCTGGTTTCGGTGTAGTGGCTATCTTAATCTCCATTCTTCTTATGATGGAAGATAAGCGCAAGGGATATGGCTTGCAGGAGCCTAATATCAAGAAATAA
- a CDS encoding RNA polymerase sigma factor RpoD/SigA: MRQLKISKSITNRSSEALDKYLVEIGREPMVSIDEEIELAQKIRKGGREGERAKDKLVKANLRFVVSVAKQYQHQGLSLTDLIDEGNIGLVKAAEKFDETRGFKFISYAVWWIRQSILQAIAEQSRIVRLPLNQVGALSKIQAEISKFEQEHQRKPSVSELSKITNMEETKIDQTIKADNHHMSIDAPFGGEDDDNAMVDVMASGDDTRTDKQVDFESMSSELKRVLDAVLKPRERDILCYCYGIGCHEKGLEEIGSEFNLTRERVRQIREKSILKLRDSGKIKILMKYLG; the protein is encoded by the coding sequence ATGAGACAACTTAAGATTAGCAAGAGTATAACCAACCGTTCCAGTGAAGCACTTGACAAGTACTTGGTGGAGATTGGTCGTGAACCTATGGTCTCTATTGATGAGGAGATCGAACTCGCACAGAAGATCCGCAAAGGCGGTCGCGAGGGTGAGCGTGCTAAAGATAAATTGGTGAAAGCCAACCTCCGCTTCGTGGTTTCTGTAGCAAAACAGTACCAGCATCAGGGCCTTTCGCTCACCGACTTGATTGATGAGGGAAATATCGGACTTGTAAAGGCTGCCGAGAAATTTGATGAGACTCGCGGTTTTAAGTTTATCTCATACGCAGTTTGGTGGATTCGCCAGAGCATCCTTCAGGCTATTGCAGAGCAGAGCCGTATTGTTCGTCTGCCACTCAACCAGGTAGGTGCTTTGAGTAAAATCCAGGCTGAGATTAGTAAGTTTGAGCAAGAGCATCAGCGCAAGCCATCCGTTTCAGAATTGAGTAAGATAACCAACATGGAGGAAACTAAGATTGACCAGACTATCAAGGCTGACAATCACCACATGAGTATCGATGCTCCATTCGGTGGCGAGGATGATGACAATGCGATGGTTGACGTGATGGCATCAGGTGATGACACACGTACAGACAAGCAGGTGGATTTCGAGTCAATGAGCAGTGAGTTGAAGCGCGTACTTGACGCTGTTCTCAAACCTCGTGAGCGTGATATTCTCTGCTATTGCTATGGTATCGGATGCCATGAGAAAGGCTTGGAAGAAATCGGAAGCGAGTTCAATCTCACCCGTGAACGTGTACGTCAGATTCGCGAAAAAAGTATTCTGAAGCTTCGCGACAGTGGTAAGATTAAGATTCTCATGAAATACTTAGGATAA
- a CDS encoding peptide MFS transporter, with protein MFENQPKGLYALALANTGERFGYYTMLAIFTLFMQAKFGWTESHAGQVYAIFLAVVYFAPLFGGMIADKIGYGKCVTIGFATMFLGYLGLAIPTEANAAGEYAMYAGLACVSLGTGLFKGNLQVLVGNLYDDPKYASRRIDAFSLFYMAINIGAMFAPSMAKWITNVYLGKYGMVYDASNLDPNYLKVLYGAYGLCFGVACVSLIISAVIYFVCRAWFKHADVTAKQAKEQNDANVEVLTPKQEKDRVIALLLVFAVVIFFWMAFHQNGSALTFFAKKYTNLTISGGMRVWFNIFSLALIALSVYTGFGAFQSKSSKNRIICGISTVVLLSIAAALFLSMDNPTMGQPSDFQQFNPFFVVSLTPFSMLFFGTLTKKGKEISAPTRIAWGMLVAALGFGVITLASTGLISPMDLGDNTQSILSPGWLISTYFTLTLAELLLSPMGIAFVSKVAPPKYKGLMMGGWFVSTAIGNYLSSIPSMLWNKIPLMYNWGILIALCLVSAVVMFALLKKLKQMTA; from the coding sequence ATGTTTGAGAATCAACCTAAAGGTCTTTATGCTTTAGCATTGGCCAACACTGGTGAGCGTTTTGGTTATTATACCATGCTTGCCATCTTTACATTGTTCATGCAGGCTAAGTTTGGATGGACAGAGTCTCATGCAGGACAGGTGTATGCCATCTTCCTTGCTGTTGTTTATTTCGCACCATTATTTGGTGGTATGATAGCCGATAAGATAGGTTATGGAAAGTGTGTAACCATAGGCTTTGCTACCATGTTTTTGGGTTATTTAGGATTGGCAATTCCTACAGAGGCTAACGCTGCTGGTGAGTATGCCATGTATGCAGGTTTAGCTTGTGTGTCTTTGGGTACTGGCCTTTTTAAGGGTAATTTGCAGGTGCTTGTAGGTAATCTTTATGATGATCCGAAGTATGCTTCTAGACGTATTGATGCCTTTAGTTTGTTCTATATGGCCATTAATATCGGTGCTATGTTTGCCCCTTCTATGGCTAAGTGGATTACCAATGTTTATCTTGGTAAGTACGGTATGGTGTATGATGCTTCCAATTTAGATCCTAATTACTTGAAAGTTTTGTATGGTGCTTATGGCTTGTGTTTTGGTGTTGCATGTGTATCTTTGATTATTTCTGCAGTTATATACTTTGTTTGTCGCGCTTGGTTTAAGCATGCTGATGTAACAGCTAAGCAGGCTAAAGAGCAGAATGATGCTAATGTTGAGGTTCTTACTCCTAAACAGGAAAAAGATCGTGTAATCGCTTTGTTACTAGTTTTCGCTGTGGTTATCTTCTTCTGGATGGCTTTCCATCAGAATGGTTCTGCTTTGACTTTCTTTGCAAAAAAATATACTAATCTTACCATTTCCGGTGGTATGCGTGTATGGTTCAATATTTTCAGTCTTGCTCTGATTGCTCTTTCTGTTTATACAGGATTTGGTGCTTTCCAGTCTAAGAGTTCTAAGAACCGTATAATCTGTGGTATTTCTACTGTCGTTTTGTTATCCATTGCTGCTGCATTGTTCTTGAGTATGGATAATCCGACTATGGGTCAGCCTTCAGATTTCCAACAGTTCAATCCATTCTTCGTGGTATCGCTCACTCCGTTCAGCATGCTGTTCTTCGGTACTCTTACCAAGAAAGGTAAGGAGATTAGTGCTCCTACTCGCATAGCTTGGGGTATGTTGGTTGCTGCTCTTGGTTTCGGTGTCATTACTTTAGCTTCTACTGGTTTGATTTCACCTATGGATTTGGGAGATAATACCCAGAGTATTTTGTCTCCAGGTTGGTTGATTTCTACCTATTTTACTCTGACTCTGGCTGAGTTGTTGCTTTCTCCTATGGGCATTGCCTTTGTTTCTAAAGTTGCGCCTCCAAAGTATAAGGGTTTGATGATGGGTGGTTGGTTTGTTTCTACAGCAATAGGTAACTATTTGAGTTCTATCCCATCTATGTTGTGGAACAAGATTCCTTTGATGTATAACTGGGGCATCTTGATAGCTTTGTGCTTGGTAAGTGCTGTTGTTATGTTTGCACTTCTCAAGAAGTTGAAGCAAATGACTGCATAA
- the aroC gene encoding chorismate synthase — protein MRNTFGNLFTLTTFGESHGIAVGGVIDGFPAGIEIDMDFIQSELNRRRPGQSHITTSRNEADKVEFLSGVFEGKSTGTPIGFEVRNTNQHSQDYENMRCLFRPSHADYTYHEKYGIRDHRGGGRSSARITIARCVGGALAKLALRQLGISVTAYTSQVGNIALNRDYRKYDLTTIEDNIVRCPDQEKAKQMEDLIAKVKSEGDTIGGVIACVIKGCPVGLGEPEFDKLHAQLGAAMLGINAVKGFEYGEGFEGVTTRGSEQNDVFIPAKEGTTHQAITPTDGQDVTTTTNHSGGIQGGISNGQDIYFRIAFKPVATILTEQHTVDLEGNPTLLKARGRHDPCVLPRAVPVVEAMAAMVILDNYLLNKTVRL, from the coding sequence ATGAGAAATACTTTTGGCAATCTCTTCACGCTTACCACTTTTGGCGAAAGCCATGGTATAGCAGTAGGCGGTGTAATTGACGGCTTCCCTGCTGGCATCGAAATTGATATGGATTTCATTCAGAGTGAACTGAATCGTCGCCGACCAGGACAAAGTCATATTACAACTTCCAGAAACGAAGCTGACAAAGTGGAGTTTCTCAGTGGCGTTTTCGAGGGTAAATCCACAGGAACACCTATCGGATTCGAGGTAAGGAACACCAACCAGCATTCACAGGACTACGAGAACATGCGTTGTCTGTTCCGTCCTTCTCATGCAGACTATACTTATCATGAGAAATATGGCATCCGCGACCATCGCGGCGGAGGTCGTTCTTCTGCCCGTATCACCATCGCCAGATGTGTAGGAGGAGCTCTTGCTAAATTGGCACTGCGTCAACTCGGCATCAGCGTCACCGCATACACATCACAAGTTGGCAATATCGCCCTTAACAGAGACTACCGGAAGTATGATCTTACAACTATCGAAGACAATATCGTACGTTGCCCTGATCAGGAAAAAGCTAAACAGATGGAAGATCTCATCGCCAAAGTAAAATCAGAAGGTGATACCATTGGAGGAGTTATTGCATGTGTTATCAAGGGTTGTCCTGTTGGTCTGGGTGAACCGGAATTCGATAAATTGCATGCGCAGTTGGGTGCAGCCATGTTGGGTATCAATGCCGTCAAGGGATTTGAGTATGGAGAAGGATTTGAAGGAGTCACTACTCGTGGCAGCGAACAGAATGATGTATTTATTCCTGCCAAGGAAGGTACTACTCATCAGGCCATTACTCCTACTGACGGACAGGATGTTACTACGACAACCAACCATAGTGGAGGCATCCAAGGTGGTATCAGCAATGGTCAGGACATCTATTTCCGCATAGCATTCAAGCCCGTAGCTACGATCTTGACAGAACAGCATACAGTAGATCTGGAGGGCAATCCTACCCTACTGAAAGCCCGTGGTCGTCATGATCCATGTGTCCTGCCTCGTGCAGTACCTGTTGTCGAAGCAATGGCAGCAATGGTCATCCTCGACAATTATCTTTTGAATAAAACCGTAAGACTATAA
- a CDS encoding FKBP-type peptidyl-prolyl cis-trans isomerase, whose amino-acid sequence MEETKNKFIVLSYSLYDTTKGDDGNEELLEKTADERPFIFVSGMGATLPSFEEQVVNLEKGAEFDFELTPDQAYGEHFDERVIELDKQIFTINGQFDAQHVQVGAVIPLQNEDGNRFLGLVLAISEDKVKIDLNHPLSGKKLNFCGEVLENREATAEEVAHMAKLLSGEGQQGCGGSCENCGGDCKDGNCEGGNCEGGCDCNK is encoded by the coding sequence ATGGAAGAAACAAAAAACAAATTTATCGTTTTGTCATACTCACTCTATGACACAACAAAAGGTGACGATGGTAACGAAGAGTTGCTTGAGAAGACTGCTGATGAGCGTCCTTTCATCTTCGTAAGTGGTATGGGTGCTACTCTCCCTTCATTCGAGGAGCAGGTAGTCAACCTCGAGAAAGGTGCTGAGTTTGACTTCGAATTGACACCAGACCAGGCATATGGTGAGCATTTCGACGAGCGTGTCATCGAACTCGACAAGCAAATCTTCACTATCAACGGTCAGTTTGATGCTCAGCATGTACAGGTTGGTGCAGTAATTCCTCTCCAGAACGAGGATGGTAACCGTTTCTTAGGTCTTGTATTAGCTATCTCAGAGGACAAGGTTAAGATCGACCTCAACCACCCATTGTCAGGCAAGAAGCTCAACTTCTGTGGTGAGGTTTTGGAAAACCGCGAGGCTACTGCAGAAGAGGTTGCACACATGGCTAAGCTCCTGAGCGGTGAAGGTCAGCAGGGTTGCGGCGGTAGCTGCGAGAACTGCGGTGGCGACTGCAAGGATGGAAATTGCGAAGGTGGCAACTGCGAGGGCGGTTGTGACTGCAATAAATAA
- a CDS encoding IS3 family transposase: MFGFTRQAYYQHEDNMLAALAEESFVIEYVKSIRKQDPGIGGRKLWLMYCKEFGEENAMGHCRFEDIISRYKLGVRSSNRKPRTTDSRHGLPTYPNKIKELIPSSPNEVWVSDITYQKIWDDAEQGTYHFCYISLITDYYTKEIIGYSVGESLSTRFPLKALNMALMRMESYKDIITPIHHSDRGVQYASNEYIKLLREYGIIPSMTECGNPKDNAVAERVNNTLKNELFMGLSFTSLQEVEEALERAVHFYNELRPHGSIGMLTPKEAAKQKGSLKKNWTSYREKYIKSLSVQEK; encoded by the coding sequence CTGTTTGGGTTTACTCGTCAAGCGTATTATCAGCACGAAGACAATATGCTTGCAGCCTTGGCAGAGGAATCGTTTGTAATAGAGTATGTTAAGTCTATTAGAAAGCAAGATCCAGGTATCGGCGGTCGTAAACTCTGGCTGATGTATTGCAAGGAGTTTGGAGAAGAGAACGCCATGGGACATTGCCGTTTCGAGGATATAATATCAAGGTACAAGTTGGGAGTGCGTTCTTCCAACCGAAAACCTCGTACAACGGACTCTCGTCATGGGTTACCCACATACCCCAACAAGATAAAAGAACTGATACCATCATCACCCAATGAAGTTTGGGTGAGCGACATTACATATCAGAAGATTTGGGATGATGCCGAACAAGGCACTTATCATTTCTGCTACATTTCTTTGATTACGGATTATTACACAAAAGAAATCATTGGCTATTCTGTCGGTGAGTCACTCTCCACCAGGTTCCCTTTGAAAGCCCTAAACATGGCCTTAATGCGCATGGAAAGTTATAAGGATATTATTACACCAATCCATCATTCCGATAGAGGTGTACAATATGCTAGTAACGAATACATCAAATTACTAAGGGAATACGGTATCATACCTAGCATGACAGAATGTGGCAATCCGAAGGATAATGCTGTAGCAGAGCGTGTCAATAACACGTTGAAGAACGAGTTATTCATGGGGCTTTCTTTTACTTCTTTACAGGAAGTAGAAGAGGCTTTAGAAAGGGCAGTACACTTTTACAATGAGTTACGCCCTCATGGAAGTATCGGGATGCTAACACCAAAGGAAGCTGCGAAACAAAAGGGAAGTTTAAAGAAAAATTGGACAAGTTATAGGGAAAAGTACATAAAATCCTTGTCAGTTCAGGAAAAATGA
- a CDS encoding S8 family serine peptidase — translation MKKLLLYLTLTIFFGHGAYAQRACLSKLSPMLRHYVLEEREKEKQTVNLAKIHDVKAKKTITGIPSPMTTAFIKVSGDGKKVLHQHGGKVWARYGNIYIATIPLNSVSRLSSLPEIQRIEANMNPKCTLDSVIIQTNALPVYEGRNLPQVYTGKGVVMGIMDIGFDFTNPNFYNPQMTDYRIKAFWDQISSDTLQSTLPVGREYIGKEHLLALGCSRDGYDNSHGTHTLGIAAGSGCEGVASDIPGKYHGMAYESDICLVANATSENAALIDSSQTYKFTYAMDALGFKYIFDYADQVGKPCVISFSEGAGQDFDGTDLLYGEILDSLTRIPGHVLVSSAGNNGQQYYYMHKPLEKESAGCFVNSAKPYVYHIAKSSQPFTLRTTIYEERTRPHIFDVNTEHILATADSTLIDTVEVAGKRYVMMMGAYPSCYQKEEICYDWMVKALDEKNVGLTNHISYQVMGKDADVQVYHGSGNMYISSVDPSLADCEKSHSINSPSSYPSVICVGATINHTGYTDIEGKYKQSETLSIGALGAYSSIGPTFDERIKPDVIAPGSTVISSYNSFYEVCHPDNWDRDTRISSYTYQGRNYFWHSNSGTSMASPVVGGAIALWLEANPSLNSQDVLDIIKKTSIPLDKEQDIPNNLWGYGKLDVYRGLLAALNLDGISDISTYLPQKAQIGMDRNKICINLTEKATQDFRVSVYNLSGIRMKVEKMQSGEMEYLCDISELPTGIYIIQLSGYQAIQGSSLIRKK, via the coding sequence ATGAAAAAGCTATTACTATATTTGACCTTGACTATATTCTTCGGACATGGAGCCTATGCCCAAAGAGCATGTCTATCCAAACTTTCTCCTATGCTCCGACACTATGTTTTGGAGGAACGCGAGAAAGAAAAACAAACCGTCAATCTTGCCAAAATACATGATGTCAAAGCAAAGAAAACAATAACAGGCATCCCCTCTCCCATGACTACTGCTTTTATCAAAGTGTCGGGAGATGGAAAAAAAGTGCTACACCAGCATGGTGGCAAGGTTTGGGCCAGATATGGTAATATATACATCGCTACGATTCCGCTGAACTCTGTATCCCGTCTATCATCATTACCAGAGATACAACGCATCGAAGCCAACATGAACCCGAAATGTACTTTAGATTCTGTCATCATTCAGACCAATGCTTTACCCGTATATGAAGGTAGGAATTTGCCACAGGTCTATACAGGAAAAGGCGTAGTAATGGGCATTATGGATATCGGTTTCGACTTTACAAATCCGAATTTCTACAACCCACAGATGACAGATTATCGCATCAAGGCTTTTTGGGATCAGATATCTTCAGACACCTTACAGAGTACATTGCCTGTAGGCCGCGAATATATCGGAAAAGAACATCTGCTTGCATTAGGATGTTCGAGAGATGGATATGATAATTCACATGGCACACATACCTTGGGAATAGCAGCAGGAAGCGGATGTGAGGGAGTGGCTTCAGATATTCCTGGCAAATACCACGGCATGGCATACGAAAGCGATATTTGTCTGGTAGCAAATGCGACATCCGAAAATGCTGCATTGATTGATTCTTCCCAAACTTATAAATTTACTTATGCCATGGATGCCTTAGGATTCAAGTATATCTTCGATTATGCGGATCAGGTAGGTAAACCATGCGTCATCTCATTTAGCGAAGGAGCTGGACAGGATTTTGATGGAACAGACTTGCTATATGGCGAGATTTTAGATAGTCTGACCCGCATTCCCGGTCATGTATTGGTATCTTCAGCCGGCAACAATGGTCAACAATATTACTATATGCATAAGCCATTGGAAAAAGAAAGTGCGGGCTGTTTTGTGAATAGTGCCAAACCATACGTCTATCACATCGCCAAATCATCTCAGCCATTTACTTTGCGCACCACCATTTATGAAGAAAGAACGCGTCCTCATATCTTTGATGTGAATACCGAGCATATTTTAGCTACTGCCGACTCTACCCTGATTGACACAGTAGAGGTGGCTGGAAAAAGGTATGTCATGATGATGGGGGCATACCCTTCCTGTTATCAGAAAGAAGAAATATGCTATGACTGGATGGTGAAAGCCTTAGACGAAAAAAATGTGGGTTTAACCAACCATATATCCTATCAGGTAATGGGCAAAGACGCAGATGTTCAAGTATATCATGGTTCGGGCAATATGTATATCAGCTCAGTAGATCCGTCACTTGCTGACTGCGAGAAGTCGCATAGCATCAATTCCCCTTCATCTTACCCGAGTGTGATCTGCGTAGGTGCCACCATCAACCATACCGGCTATACGGATATAGAGGGAAAATATAAGCAGTCTGAAACACTGTCCATCGGAGCACTTGGAGCCTATTCGTCAATAGGACCAACCTTCGATGAACGAATCAAACCAGATGTAATTGCACCGGGCAGTACGGTCATTTCATCCTATAACTCATTCTATGAAGTATGTCATCCCGACAACTGGGACAGGGACACCCGCATTTCCAGTTATACCTATCAGGGAAGAAATTATTTTTGGCATTCCAATAGTGGTACCTCTATGGCTTCTCCGGTTGTGGGCGGAGCAATTGCCCTATGGTTAGAAGCCAATCCGAGTCTAAACAGTCAGGATGTTTTGGATATTATCAAGAAGACGAGCATTCCTTTAGACAAAGAACAAGATATACCAAACAACCTCTGGGGATATGGAAAACTGGATGTTTACCGAGGACTATTGGCTGCTTTGAACCTGGACGGAATATCAGATATCAGTACTTATCTACCTCAAAAAGCTCAAATCGGTATGGACAGGAATAAGATATGCATCAATCTCACAGAAAAAGCCACTCAAGATTTTAGGGTTTCTGTCTATAACTTATCTGGAATAAGAATGAAAGTGGAAAAGATGCAATCAGGAGAAATGGAATATCTATGTGACATATCAGAATTGCCTACGGGCATCTATATCATACAACTATCTGGTTATCAAGCTATTCAAGGATCATCGCTGATACGAAAAAAGTAA